A single region of the Coregonus clupeaformis isolate EN_2021a chromosome 16, ASM2061545v1, whole genome shotgun sequence genome encodes:
- the LOC121584167 gene encoding homeobox protein Nkx-3.1-like gives MSETVKSPTSFFIEDILSIKDKTRLNFRRSSSHKSKEECAQWNNQQPEQVSQSEELCAQDTAFEARRDFIDSSCSSTPDAMISFTLVGKQKRSRAAFTHLQVLELENKFNHQKYLSAPERAHLANKLRLTETQVKIWFQNRRYKTKRKQQATEYYKDIFQKSEERSTEDDLVRASLLTTFYKTYKYQPYVYDFNSTWRPILW, from the exons ATGTCGGAGACAGTCAAGTCACCAACTTCGTTTTTCATCGAGGACATCCTGTCCATTAAAGATAAGACACGGCTAAACTTCAGGCGCTCTTCCTCACACAAGTCCAAGGAGGAATGCGCGCAATGGAATAACCAACAGCCCGAGCAAGTATCACAGTCAGAGGAACTTTGCGCACAGGATACAGCATTTGAAGCGCGTAGAG ATTTCATTGACAGCTCTTGTTCCAGCACCCCAGATGCCATGATAAGTTTTACATTAGTTGGCAAACAGAAGCGCTCGCGCGCTGCCTTCACGCATCTGCAAGTGCTAGAACTGGAGAATAAATTTAATCACCAGAAGTACCTGTCGGCTCCCGAAAGAGCCCATCTTGCCAACAAGTTGAGACTGACAGAGACCCAAGTTAAAATCTGGTTTCAGAACAGAAGATACAAAACCAAACGGAAGCAGCAAGCTACGGAGTACTATAAGGACATCTTTCAAAAATCAGAAGAACGAAGTACAGAGGACGATTTAGTTAGAGCGTCGCTTCTCACCACGTTCTACAAAACATATAAATACCAACCATATGTGTATGACTTCAATAGCACATGGAGACCAATCCTGTGGTGA
- the LOC121584818 gene encoding mitoferrin-1 isoform X2: MQSLHPDPKAQYSSVYEALRRIIQTEGLLRPLRGLNITMLGAGPAHALYFACYEQVKRTLSEVIQNGGNSHIANGLAGCVATVLHDAVMNPAEVVKQRLQMYNSPYRNLLDCVQTIQRTEGLAAFYRSYSTQLTMNIPFQAVHFMTYELMQERLNPHRRYHPGSHILSGAAAGAVSAAITTPLDVCKTLLNTQENVALSSMHFSGHLTGMANAFRTVYRFGGMAAFFKGIQARVIYQMPSTAIAWSVYEFFKYFLTKQQMEREAGTAGPV, encoded by the exons ATGCAGAGTTTGCATCCAGACCCGAAGGCTCAGTACAGCAGCGTGTACGAGGCCCTGAGAAGGATCATCCAAACGGAGGGTCTCCTCAGACCCTTGAGGGGCCTCAACATCACCATGCTGGGTGCTGGCCCTGCCCACGCCCTCTACTTTGCTTGCTACGAACAGGTCAAGCGCACACTCAGCGAAGTCATTCAGAATGGAGGAAACAGCCACATAGCCAATG GACTGGCAGGCTGTGTGGCCACTGTGCTGCATGACGCAGTCATGAACCCTGCTGAAG TGGTGAAACAGCGGCTGCAGATGTACAACTCTCCCTATCGGAACCTGTTGGACTGTGTTCAGACTATACAACGTACTGAGGGGCTTGCAGCCTTCTACCGCAGCTACAGCACACAGCTGACCATGAACATTCCCTTCCAGGCTGTCCACTTCATGACCTATGAGCTGATGCAGGAGCGGCTCAACCCCCACAGACGGTACCACCCCGGCAGCCACATACTGTCTGGGGCTGCGGCAGGGGCCGTGTCTGCAGCGATAACCACCCCGCTGGATGTGTGTAAGACCCTGCTCAACACACAGGAGAACGTAGCGCTCAGCTCCATGCACTTCAGTGGTCACCTCACAGGCATGGCAAATGCCTTCAGGACAGTGTATCGCTTTGGCGGCATGGCTGCCTTCTTCAAAGGGATCCAGGCCCGGGTCATATATCAGATGCCCTCCACTGCAATTGCCTGGTCAGTCTATGAGTTCTTTAAGTACTTCCTGACCAAgcagcagatggagagagaggctgggacaGCAGGCCCAGTCTGA